Genomic segment of Drosophila ananassae strain 14024-0371.13 chromosome 2L, ASM1763931v2, whole genome shotgun sequence:
TTACACCTTAATGGCTGCGTGTGCAGATAGCCCCGATGGCCAATAGAAAGCATTGTAACGCGAGTCAcaataaatcataaatattccCCTCGTTGTGTCTCGTTCAACCTTTCAATGgcgaaggaaaaaaaaagcattactTGTACTTAGAAAAAGAACCCCTCATGTATGCGAGAgggtttttaaaattttattaaatattcatgAGACATCGTGGGAGAGCTCAGTGCCCGATTTAGATAGCTTTGGTTTTTtggaatacaaaaaaatttgatagatatatcacagtaaatatAACCAATTGGGTTTTTGGATTTTCcataattatttagttttgcCTCTTGAGAAAGTCGAGTTGGTAGACCGAGTTGCCGCCATTTGCCTTGACCACCTTGATGTCGCACACAAAGCAGGTGGCGATCTCATTGTCCTGGTCCACCAGATAGATTTCGATCTTCACCCCGATTTCCGGGTACTCGCCGATGGGGAAGTCGAACAGATAGGTGACATCTTCCGTCGGATAAACGGGACAGTAGGCGCCGTACATGAGATTGGGACAGACGGCAGCCACATCCGCGGGCAGTTCATAGGGCACCGTAATGATTCCCAGGGTAGTGGCCTTCACCAGGGCCGTCATCTTGGTAATGTACTTGTCCACAGCAaaatcaatttcgaatttctGGTTAGTTCCTTTCACGATATAACAGGGAGGAGTAACGCAGCCATGCACTCGTACCTCCAGAGGAAAAGGCTTGCTTCCAGAGCCTAAGCAAAGAGATATtcttaattaatattattccttaaaaatgtatttttttaaacttacaTCGCTTCACTTCCGTGGCCGGATGCTCTTCTTCGGCTTGGACCAGGGCAAAAAGTGCCAGAGAGAGGATAATCAGCGCCTTGACTTGCATGTTTCTTGGCTATAATTGAGTTCCTCCATCGATGCGAACATCGTTTTTATAGCCGAATGGGAGCAGAGACGATCGGGCTAAGACTATCTTATCGGGAGCCAATACCCACCGGGTCTTAAGCTTCGGCAGTATTCGTATTTCGGGCCACCGGATGGAAGTCGTTGGGTCATTCTgaagaatatacatatatatgttgGCATCTTAGTGtttttgaatataaaaaattctaaataaTACGTTTTCCCTTTTCAAAAAAACTATTTACTTCACAGGCTTACCGAAAACTAAATTGAATAcaattattttctattatatGACTTGATCAATGgctttataattaaatattccttatctttttatcaaataaaattaatcacAATACAAATCGCTGCTTTAAATTCGCTTCATTAAATTCAGTTTTTGAATGGACCGTAAAATTAGGAAATGGGGCAAGAGAATTTTATCACTTCATCGGCGTGCCAGACGAGCGTCCACGGACGGTGCAGAGTCGGTGCAAAAATAAATCCCAGAGCACTCGGCAGGCCACTAAGCCTCCTGATGGCAACGGAAAAACCCTCAGACATTTCTGCCCTTCGACCAAAGCCAATGACAATGGGACTTTTGCGGGCCAGGAAAATGTGCGAGTATAAAGGAAACAGGCTAAATGTAAGCTGGAAAGTATAATTCCCCTTCCATGCCACCAATAGCACTCAGAAAGGTTGCTGAAATTTTCGCAAAAGGTAGGAAAAGCGAGGTGGGCTAGTAATGTTTCAAGGTATGGTTAGTGTCAGTTTTTGTAATAACTATAAAGTGTATGTGGAAATATATACATTGAAGTGTTAACTGAACTACCCTCGCATATTTTTTGCAATCTCTCAGATGCTTGGTGGTGACTTGGCAtgcgagcagcagcagcgcagCATGAGATTGCCTCAGAATGCTTTTGAACTTGCGACGATTTTGCTGCCCCACCCTCGAGAGCCagtctcaaaaaaaaaacgctcGTCGCCGCTTCTCACATGTAATTGTTGTGACATTATTTAATATGTCAAAGCAATGGGAAATCCGGTAGGAAAAATATCCTGAGCAAAGATTGGGCAGGATTTGCCCTGACTTCGACAATGAGAACCGCAATATTTGATTAGCATCAGTCAGTCGGGGGAGTCTTGAGTTCGATTCTATTTTCGGTGTCATTCAATGCAATTATCTGAGCCGGAAAATCTGATACTCAAATACTTTCGCAGGCATAAAAAACGCTCACTTCGGTTTCCGTTTGCACTTTTGGGTgttctccctttttttttgcatattccCAAATGTATTTCACGGATATTTAGCTTATCTTTGATGTATGCCTATctgccttttattttttagggaAATCAATATTActcgaaaaaaagaaaagtacTGAGAGTTTGCttattgattattattatatctTGCAGAAAAGTATACTTCAGTTTTTGCGAGGAAGTACGGGAGTGGGTGTGGCATTTAGTTTATATTTCTCAATAGACTGGGTTATCACTAACCCCGGCCAATGAGAACCAGGCTGCCACTGCCGAGCTAACTCAATTAATTTGTCAAATCAAGCCCGACGTCAAATGCCAGTGCCAAAGCCAAACAATTTGTCACGCCAATCCTGTGGCCTTTATCCTGACAGGAGTCAGTAGTCGGTCGGCCCCACCCCACAGTTGTCTGTTCTATTTCAATTTGATATTTGTTTGCACGTAATTCAATACCCCGTGACAAACCGGTTGGGGCATTGTGTCTCAATTAGGCGACAATTTGATTTTCGTGCtgttaatttttcattaaatttttggaGCTGCCGTGTGCAGTCAATTAATAACGGAATTTCCGAAAAGGACACGCCCAATAACCCGTGACCCCAGACCACAGACGTAATGTCCCCCTCAACAGGTGCCTCCTGGATTGGGTCCTGGACAACCCTTAATTTTCCAAAGGCAGACCCTAAAGTCAGTGgtttgtataatattatttttaccAAAACTATTCTGTAGCCGATACACATAAGAATTGTAAATCCTTCCCTTCCTTTGACCACCCAGGTGTATTCAGCTGTTTTCATTTTAACAAGGACGAAGTGACCAACTGCCCTTGAGACAATTTTTCCTGCACTTTCCTCTGGTATTGACTCGGAAAATGATTTCACCCGGTAGGGGAGAGAAAGTATTTTGCGCTTTAGTGCACACTTTGATATACCTGGGAGACTCATTTGCCAATAGCAATTTGCATATGCCGTCAtgcaaaaatgttttttattaaatttttccacCATGTCAAGACCGAACCTAAGGGATGCTAATTAATTTGCTCGGAACCCCACACTCCGTTCTACTGGCTCTGTAATTAAATGAATGCGAAATTCATGTTTCCCGAAATCAGGAGAAACATGCGTTTCAACAAGTTCGACTGGCGGCTGTTGAGTAATTTTCCCCGTGTAACGTGTTGGCATTTAGAGCCGTGTCCTGCCACGTCCTGCCGCGTCCTGCCAATTGTCCTTGCCCAGTTTCGCCTGGCAACACCGAACATTCAGCTGAGAAATGTGTTTCAAGCGAAAAGAAGTTTGcttaatttgcataaatatgTACAAGTTGTACGTACATGGTTCGTATAATTAAAATGTTAGTTTCCAGCCCAGGAGTTGCATAATTCGAGGGCACCTTTCTGTTATTACCTTTGCGAGGTATAAGCTTGGAATTCCAAAGAAAATTCTTTATGGTTTCCTTGTAACTCTAAATGGGTTTACATTTTCAGTTATATGCTTGGGATGTAATTTTAAAGTGTACGACGATTTTAAGctttaacttttttgtttccctgaaaataatttcaatcttCATTAACTCTTAaatgaattaataaaaatctaaaaattgtttaactTCTATAGCCAATTGACTTCTCAAGACTGTTAGGTTGTGTTTAGGAAGGCCCAGTAATCCCTTCAATCATTTTCGCATTTAATGGATGAAcgtaaacattttaaaatcaattgCTGGCAGGGCGGAAATCGCTTAGCTAATTTGCATATAAAACAGTTGAATTTATGAACAAAATCTGAGAATATTGATGAAATTTGGGCCACCCCTTGccggctgctgctgtttgGCTGTTTTGGCTGTTTTGGCTCTCGACAAGTCAAGTGGGTGTAAGAAATTGTATAAAACTTGCTACAAATTGGCTATGCATATAAATTGATGTTAATGTGCCGGGCCGGGCTACCAGCCAGCAGAGGGTTGCTGCAGTggcccaaaagtatgcaacgagTGGATCGCGTCGTAATCTCCTGTTACCAGGTAGGGCCAATAAATCATCATGGCTAATCGGTTGCTAATTTTTCGACCGAGTTCAAATGCACCGAAGCCCCCAACGGGCCCCGAGAACACAACAGGTGTTTAGTGCTTGTTGGCCATCTTATCGATGGCCAAAATTAGCGACTTCTGCACTTGACCAGTTCACCTGTACTGGCTACCGTTAATGGCCAAAAATCAGTATGACTAATATTAGTTTTTAGTAATTGGTAAGAGCAAACACGTTTGTTGTTATCTGAAGCAATGTTTACCTTCAAGGGAATCGAAACCATTTCATTAGAatattgttttccattttgaTAGCATAAATTATGTTCTTCTTAAAAACTGATTGAGATTTCTAGGACTTACCTGAGATTTTCGGAAATCATTCTACGTACGTTTAAGACGTAATAATTGCCATAAAGTTCGAAAAAGTTGAACGTAATTTTGGTGCAAAGCCTCGAAGCGATTAGATTAATGGGCGAGTGCAAGGGAACCAGACTACAGATCTCGGGTATAAATACCCCCGCGATTAATGGAATTGGGATTCATAAGCCAAACGCATTTCAAAGCAGTAATAGCCTAGTTATTCAAACTCATAACCAAAATCTTAGCAATGGCCATCTTCAAGAAGATTTCTTTGTGCCTGTTGGTCCCCCTGATTTGGACTTTGGCAGCTGGGGAAACCCCAATTCGGCAATGTAGGTTATATTTGACTATCAAGTacttaataaacaaaataataaatattttatacaatttttaggTGCTACTAGCAGCTACCCTTTGCCATTAATGGTGCAGATCGATGAATGCGACTCATCGCCTTGCGATTTGTGGAAGGGAACCGATGCCAGGATAGATATTCAATTTGTGGCAAGTAAGTAGAggatatttaacaattttataaaGAATTCATTGTCTTAAATTTGAATTCTCTTGATTTGTAGCTCGCAATACAATGAAGAAACTGTCAGCTGAGGTTCACCTTACCTCTCTGGGCGTGACCATACCCTATGACCTGGAAGCCTCCCGCGGCAATGTCTGCACTAATCTCTTGCATGGCGCCTATTGTCCTCTGGACGCTGGCGAGGATGTGACCTACGAGCTGCTCCTACCTGTGGGCACCAGCCAGCCAGAGGTTCCCACTCGCCTGGAAGTCCGACTCCTAGACTCCGAGCAGGAAAATGAGGTGGTGGCCTGCTTCCTGGCCGATACACGTGTCAAGAAGCCGACCACATCCTAAGACACATAGTACAAGCCAAGTAGTGTTTAAGCCAAACATTGTATCAATGTTTCCAATTATTAGCGCGTAAGCTGTCGGGCACTTAAGCCCGGAAAACACTGTTAGCAGttatgaataaataataaggggaaaatattataaataatcgACATGAACATCTGACTTAATTACCCCGGTATACTCGCATATGTGTGGCAGACTACGCCAGATTAGCCGGACCCGGCCCACCGCCCTCGAGGGCGCCATGAATCGGCTTAATTAAATGACGCAGAAAATTACGCAGCTCCGGGTGGATAGGTGGGTGGGTATTGTGTCAGGATTGGGTGGCTGAGGTGGAGGTGGTGCGTGCGGTTTTCCAGTACCTTTCATaaaactttaaagtttaaactctCTCATTCGCCTTCACCTCCACTTCAACCTCCATTTGCACGCACAGCTCCTAGTATGGCTTCCGTCCGGCCCTCAAAGCTAATTGGCTTTTCAACACTTTGGAGCTTCCGACTGCGCCGGCTGATGGGGTCCCATAAACAAGCTATGATGACTGCACATATCCGTCGGTTAGCTAATTGAGTCGTTGACTAGGTGGTGACATATAGCCATATAGCCTAAGAACTACAAATTGGATATTACGATGGGGCCAGGGAATCAAAACTTGGAGGGTATAGCCCTTAAACTTACGGTTCTTATGTACTTTTTTGTAGAATTTTTTATGTATAATATCTATGAATAGTATAATATGTTGACCTATATCTTTCATCAAAAAAAGATGTGGGTTCAAAGTTAAAACTCAATGCTTCCAAAACAACTAGACTACTTTAAGTACACATGCCCTAATACTTACCCAATCGAAACGATCTCATTACGATAACATTTAACCAAATTACtatcatttaattaaatagcTTTTTCCccttattattttatttgtttagtCATTCTCTCTATgacataaataatataatatttagaGTCACAAAAGGATTCGCAGTTTGTTGCAAAATGAAACTCATTCTGTTCGGTTTGTTTTTGGTTCAAATTTTAACTCACGAGACCATCTTAGCTGATGATTACTTTTTGTCTGACTATTCTTCCAGTAATACGGTActaaagaatttataaaaaatttttggaaTACCATATTGTGTAAATTATTTAACTTTCAGAGGGTAGATgtgaaaataaagaatataCGAACGTTTGGAGAGGCGCGGTTCATGAAAGTGAAATACTATATCCACAGTGATCGCACCCACTTCGATCTGAATGTTCGACTGATTCGAGAACTTAACAGTAATCATTTGATCATGAATGTCAAAGTGCGAGTAAAGCCGGAGAACAGCAAAGAGTATGTGCGATTTTTCGATATTAGGCGGATCAACTTTTGTGATTTCCTCACCGAATACAACACCAATCCGGTCTTAAAATTTATGTTTAAGAAGACCATCAATATTAGCGATGTGATTCTCTGTCCTGTTCGTGTTGGCAATTATTCCATGCTAAACACCGATATGGAAAGTAACATGTCTCCTGGTGGCATCCAGAACGGCACCTACAAGTTCTTTGCCGAAATAGTTGAGGAAAGTGGAGAAATAGCCAAGCTTTTTGCGCTACAGGTTACATCAGAAATGTTTGTTGTAGAAGTTGAAAGTAACAACAAtgaagtttaataaaaaacctacttgtatttattttattcaagttattaaatgcaaatgaaaacaacatatttgttttaaaaacaagGGTTTGGTTTTTGAATACTTTCGAAACATGGGTTAACTTGTGATCCAACGCTGGAAATGGCTATGATTTATTAAATAACCAACATTAAGCTCTATTAGTGAATAGACCATGACCACCTGTGAATAACACTCATATGATTCATTCCGCAATGAACATCGTTCAGTTGGCATTGTGTTTTTCGCTTTTTCAAACCATTTTTGGCAATGAGATCCAGTCCAAATCATTGTGGGATGAAGAAACCCAGGTATAgattatctaaaaaaaatacataattcaCATACTTTCCTTTCACAGAAACCCATATACCACATTCAGCGCATCAACATCTTTGGCTATTCTCGTTACATGAAGGTCTCGGCctataaaaatgccaataatAGCGCCTTCAGTCTCAATGTGGTCCTGCAACAGGAAATGGGTAGTAATTTCCTGATCATGAATCTGAAACTTAGAGTAAGGCCAGCTGAAGGTACTACCTTCATAACCCTGCTCCAGTTGAGGAATCTGGATTTATGCGGTTTCTTCACCGAGTATTTCAGCAGCAACATGATGAGGTATTTCCTGAAGTCGGAAATGCAGTTTAGCGATGTTATCACATGTCCTGTTCGAGTGGGAAACTACTCACTGAATAATGTGTCAGCCAAGGATATTTATCCACCGAATGTTCAGAATGGCACTTATAAGTTCTTCGTGGAAGTTGTCGAGGGCACCGGAGAGATAGCGAAAGTTTTCGCTCTACAGGTGACCACAGAAATCCGGGTTCCAATTGGCTCGACATAATGTGAACGAACAAAGGATATGTCATTATGTGGGACTTACAGAGAAAGAAAATTTCCAAAAAGTTGGTATATTTCAATAATATCCTAATATTACAGAGAATAAACAGAGAGAGTATGAAAATCTAACAATATTcgttcttaaaaatattttatactcTGATAGTACCACTGtttgttgaatatttttatattatttttcttaaagtgTAAATGGCACATTAACCACCATCTACTGCTTACATTGTAAGCGGATTGCTCTTGATTCTCCCTTGaattttccgcattttctttACAGAGTTTTTCCATTGTGCGTCATGGGCACCGACTCCGAACAGTACACCCCCAACTCGAACATATTGAAAATCGTTTAAAGCGCCGACCAAGTGCATCGCCGATTATGGTGATTATCCTTAGACTATCGGGACTTCCGTGACCACCGCAGCAGCGTGTGTGTCCTTTAGTGTTAGTggtttttctttatatttccCGCGGGATCATTGTTGTATTCCCCTGTCACATTGCGAAGCCATATGTGCTCCCTTGTTCACGTAATTTCACTGTaattaatagaaaaacaatATGTTTAATGGCACATCGATACTGAGTAAGGCTTCAAATAGTTTCCATCAAAATATTACCTCATTTCATAACCCATAAGCCACTAAACCCCTTCCGACATCAAAACCGAATGTAATATGATATTTTAATGGAGCTTCTTCCCCCTATCTACTTGGTCCATAATTAAAATCCGTAATGCGGTTTACAGCACACATCATTTTCCAAGCTATTTTTTATGGGATGGGTAAACGGGTTGGCTGACATGGGTCACAGGTCACACCCTCTTATCGAAAATGCCTTTCTTCACGCACAATCGAATCATTTTGCCAATTCAATTTGGCAAAAATAATGCGAATACTCCAGTCGAGGAGATGGGCAAATGGAAATCAAAATTTCAATCTGAACTGCAAAATTCCATCAAGTAGGGAAAATCTCATGTGAAGTGTCAATGCCTGCTATCAAGTGTCGCACTTATGTGTGACCTTtgcaaattcaatttgtcgCCTTTTTATCTATAAACATTTTCTATTAGCCTCCGATCTAAGGGGGGAGTTTTCAATTCCATTTCAGGTTCAATTCTCACACACTTTATTTAAAGAAATTGGTCTGGAGTTTGGAAATACTTGAGCTAATAAGATTGGACAGGTCATCGAATGTAGTGGGTCTGCATTTGATCTATTGGCTTTTGGTTTAAAAGATGCATCTCAGTAGTATTTCATAGTATtgcagaaaaaataaaatcaaaaacaactTTCTGCAGACTTCAagagaaaatttaaaatgcgaCATGGCTGGACTGCGAGGCTCGGCGTTTCTGGCAATTAAAAAGGCGTTGAGTTGGGCAATTAAACACACGAACCTGCCTCAAAATAATTCACTTAAATAACGCAATGTTGCGTAATTTAGTTTCACAGTTTTGTAATTAAAAGCATTTGCATAAGAATCGCATCGAGCCTGGCCAATGCCTGGGGCATACTTCCATGCCACACTAATTAAGGACTGCCCTCGGAACTAGGAGCTGGGAACTGGAAACTTGGGGCTCCGTCTTCCTTCAAAGGTCATCAACGTTTCTGGCAAGGCGACTCGAATCCTTTGGTCTGATTGCAGTCGTGGCTTGTCAACAGCGTTTTGTCCTTTGCGTGGAACTCAGGAAGTGTTTAATGTTCTGGCTGAATGCAATTCAATCGGAAGgaatagtaaaaaaaataaataagggGTATGTGGTTCTTTGTGGTTTTTAAAGAACGGTTTTAagactttaatatttattggCTTTCAATACAACTGCTCCTTAATAGAAGTTCAATAACTACTTTTTCCACTTTGCCCtgaataaattgattttagaTATCACAAATTCAATTAGATTCGAATCAAGAATCCAAACCCTAAACCTAATAGACAAAATCCATCTTTATCTGCCAATGAAGCATACAACACCGATATTATCTGCCTTATATCCTGCGGTTTCAATGCCCTGTGATCGCCAATGCAAACAAATCGCAAATCTCTTTCCAAAAATGAGCCAAATCATATGAGCCTAATTAAGAGCCCATTACCCAACCCTCGCTGTGTAAACAGACACCGCAGACCGCAAGTCAGAAAACCGCCGCAGCAACCCTCCCATAATGTTTCTGCCGCAAGGGGATGGGGTGTGGCAGTCAACGTGTTGCACGGGGGTGTCCTCCGATTTGTTACGTGTGTAATTCGACACTCGACAACAACCTGGGCAATTAGCCCACGAAATCTCCATGCAAATGAGTGGAGCGTTTTCTTAACGCTCTCGTTAAGAAAATATCCTTAGACGAGTGCCAGGATGTCAGGAGCAGGCACAAAGGCTGCTGCTATGCTAATGAGCCCCCATCAAGCTGATAATTAGCCGAGGGCCGAGAAAAGCCGCAAAGTGAAACTTGTTGACCTCGTTGATACAACAGATCTTAGCCAGGCTAAAAACTTAAGAAGctgaatacaatttttttcatattttttatgggTGTGGCGGACAAGGCAAGTCTCCTTTATTCAGTTGTGCGCCGGAGTATGAAAGTTCATAATTAAATTCCAGTTTATTAGCAGcaattgtttttgcttttgccGGAAATCCTGCTGCTCTCGGCGTCGCGACGcaacaatttaattttgtttatgtAGCCCGTTGCTCTAATTAATTGCATTCAATTGCAATTTATATCAGGGATGCTCCAAAAAGTGGGAGttccttaaaaaataaaaatggaaaaatttttgtaactagctttatatttgttgttagatggtaaaaataatatttataaatgtatGCCATCATAACAATGTTTGATAGGAAATACTTTAAAATAGATTCTGTAGGATTTCCCCAAAAATTCCATCCaattgagaaaaaatgtaTGAACTGAACTATCAGTTAGAGAAAAGGAATTCGATCGAAAAATTATTCATATCATTTCTATTATACCAACTAAATAAAATTCCTGTTCAAAATAAGTACTATATTTTAATAACTTGATTTCAAATCTCCAAAAAACTGCGCTTGAAGCCCTGAAATTCTGGCAACAACAtcctttattttctttttggccaaaagttgACGCCATTTTGGACAACTTTCGAATTCAGAGGGGAGAAacattaaattttcaaaaccaCAAAAAGAATCCTTTGGTTCTTAAAATGTCTGAACAACACTGACCGCTGGAGGTGAATTCGAGGGGTAGTTCGATAGGAGTGGGTTGGAAGGGAATCCACAAAATATAAAGGTAACACGGGTCTGGCAACAAAAGGACCACTCACCTGCCAACGCcctcgccatcgccatcgccccAATCCCCTTCCACCTGAAAACAACACGGGGGGCGGTGGGCGAAACTCCAACGCAGTGCAATGAAATTCTTTATCTGCAATTCAATGACATTCCATTCCGGACCAGGGACCACGGACTACAAATATTACGGGTGGGGCGTGGCAATGCCGGGGATTTTCTGGCCACTGCCAATGAGCGTATTCATGGCCCAGCAACAGATGCCAGCAGCTCAGCAGCGCCCCCTGGTGGGTCAGGCGGATTGCTCCGTATGGGGCGTGGCAGCGCATGCGCCCTCCGGTTGCGTGGGTGTCCGGGGGGTGGGATTGTCGAGCTATTCCGGCCACTGCGGGCGAATCGCAGAGCAGCCCCTTCAGGATTCCGGCGCAAGGTGCGAGCGAGAGCCGTAGATTCCGGATCAAAGAAGCAAGCGACCCAGTGGGTGGTGGTAGCTGcatggtgggtggtgggtggcgGTGGCTTTCATTGGCTTTGCATTCAAACCCAATTTCAGTTGGCAGCATTGCGACAGGTGACCGTCCGGACTCCGGAGTTCAGTTCCCTTCAATGCCTGCCACGGGTCAGTTGCGTGCCACGGAAAGTCCTTAAGTCCTTCGAAAAAGTCACTCTGATTGTGGTTCGGAGCTCGGTCTAAGGATATATTTGAAAACTATGTGCCGGGACATTGCCAATACTGcttaaaatgttatatttaaaGTGAAATGATCTAGaggatttgaaaatttaaaatctagACAAAAATCTAAAGATAATATTAACAGAAGTATCGAGAACCATTCATAAATAAGAGATATGTGAAAATGTGTTAAGGTTAACTATTTGTGagaaaaatctgaaaacaaggaaactttttaaaataaaggtAAAATAAAGGTATAGATTTCAAGTCTTTTAATTTAtagttattatattttttaaaaatatgagtGAATCTTAGTAAACTTAGAAACTAATTGGCAATACTTGACAACTTCAAATAGTTGATAGACTTTATtgattataattaaaaataaaaatacttttaaattattattattttaattatgattattttttgattatgattattttaagaaCTAAAATACAAACCATCGAATTTATAAACTAGtttagtttcagttttttaaaaaacaaagagcATGTTaccttaaataaattataaaatggaAACATGGAAATGTAAAGATCAAAAATCTAGATTTTTGAGCATTTGTTTTGATGGGAAaaacattattattattttatataattatgttaattaaattattcatCATTAACCAACTTATAGACAAATTCAAAACCCAATCAACAGCCACTGAAATAACCAGGAACAGAACTTGGCCAAAACCTTCAAATGAAAACTCAAGAAACTGACTTCAACCAGCAATAGAAAAGTCAAGTGGGAGTTGCTTATAATGATGAACATGAATCCGATGTCGCTGCCCCACCcgcatcctcatcctcatccgcCGCATCACCACAACCTGCAGCACTCACATCCCCCGCCCTTGTTGCAAGGCCTGCCGCCCCAAGCCGGCGCCCATTACTTGGAGTGCCAGGCATTACCGGCAATCAACGAGACATTTCCGCAATTTAGCCAGCACCGTCCGCCGATTTCGCTCCTTTCGCCGTTGGATCTTTCGCTCCGGGCAGCGGCCAGTATAGTGCCAATTACCCCACCCTCCACGCCCTCGCCGCCCCGCAAGCGTCAGAGATTGATGTCCGAGGAGAATTACCTGTGGCGGCCGCACATGTCCAATACCCCAGCTCCTGGGAATCCTGCGAATTCGGGAAATGCTTCAACTGTCGCCTCAACGGCAACAGTTTCCCAGGCGATGCAGCCTTCGGGTTACTTTCtacagcaccagcagcaacatccgcaacagcaacaacaaaatctTCCACCTTATGGTCTGCGCACTTTCGATGGGGCTGCCTTTCATAAAAGTCATTTTcacgaaacaaaaaataactttGAGCAAATTCCGGCAAGTCAATCGAGCgcaccaccaccgccgccacGACCCACACCAGTGGCCACCAGTTCGTCGCCCATCTACGTGGACGATGAGACAATTGTGTTGACCGAGGACGAGGATGAAACAGTTGTCAGTTCCCATGACTACAATGATTACGCCACGGACACCGAGGAAGTCAATGATGGCGACGATGATGAACCGACACAAgatgacgaggag
This window contains:
- the LOC6499924 gene encoding uncharacterized protein LOC6499924 — its product is MQVKALIILSLALFALVQAEEEHPATEVKRCSGSKPFPLEVRVHGCVTPPCYIVKGTNQKFEIDFAVDKYITKMTALVKATTLGIITVPYELPADVAAVCPNLMYGAYCPVYPTEDVTYLFDFPIGEYPEIGVKIEIYLVDQDNEIATCFVCDIKVVKANGGNSVYQLDFLKRQN
- the LOC6500639 gene encoding uncharacterized protein LOC6500639, whose product is MAIFKKISLCLLVPLIWTLAAGETPIRQCATSSYPLPLMVQIDECDSSPCDLWKGTDARIDIQFVATRNTMKKLSAEVHLTSLGVTIPYDLEASRGNVCTNLLHGAYCPLDAGEDVTYELLLPVGTSQPEVPTRLEVRLLDSEQENEVVACFLADTRVKKPTTS
- the LOC6502657 gene encoding uncharacterized protein LOC6502657, which encodes MGPGNQNLEGIALKLTRVDVKIKNIRTFGEARFMKVKYYIHSDRTHFDLNVRLIRELNSNHLIMNVKVRVKPENSKEYVRFFDIRRINFCDFLTEYNTNPVLKFMFKKTINISDVILCPVRVGNYSMLNTDMESNMSPGGIQNGTYKFFAEIVEESGEIAKLFALQVTSEMFVVEVESNNNEV
- the LOC6502658 gene encoding uncharacterized protein LOC6502658, translating into MNIVQLALCFSLFQTIFGNEIQSKSLWDEETQKPIYHIQRINIFGYSRYMKVSAYKNANNSAFSLNVVLQQEMGSNFLIMNLKLRVRPAEGTTFITLLQLRNLDLCGFFTEYFSSNMMRYFLKSEMQFSDVITCPVRVGNYSLNNVSAKDIYPPNVQNGTYKFFVEVVEGTGEIAKVFALQVTTEIRVPIGST